One part of the Thermoanaerobacterium sp. CMT5567-10 genome encodes these proteins:
- a CDS encoding AMP-binding protein, translating to MIKCYNILLIPATNYLNGDDIVIEMTIGQYLDYISEKYPNHDALIVSDKVRYTYKDLKFMANKLAKGLLNIGIKKGDHIAIWASNVPEWVITLFATAKIGCPIVPMNTEYRENELQYVLKQSDAKALILIDGYKDLDYVKTIYNLIPSLQKTDKENLHSNEFPNLKYVINIGEKCNPGMYSFNEILMMGEQYDDDMVYEIQNSLKPDEVIDIQYTSGTTDFPKGAMLTHYGLLNNGDAIATRMKFTENDKLCITVPLFHCFGYTLSVMACLSKGAAMVLVDHFNPVKVMEAIDKEKCTAFNGVPTMFITMLNHPDFDKFDFSTLRTGIMAGSVCPKKVMEAVVEKMNMREITSVYGLTEASPGITQTSVDDSLEDRVSTVGYVFPGVDIKIVDPKTLKEVPVGSEGEIMARGYNVMKGYYKMKEETEKAIEKDGWLHTGDIGKLDDRGYLKITGRLKDMIIRGGENISPTEIEECLYHHPGVKDVQIVGVPDEKYGEEIMAYIIPKEGYCIEAEDIREYARKKLARFKVPKYIKIIDEFPKTASGKIQKYRLREMAMSELNLS from the coding sequence ATTATAAAGTGCTATAATATATTATTAATACCAGCTACTAACTATTTAAATGGAGATGATATTGTGATTGAAATGACTATTGGTCAGTATCTTGACTATATTTCAGAAAAATATCCAAACCATGACGCTCTTATTGTATCAGATAAGGTGAGATATACCTACAAAGATTTGAAATTTATGGCTAATAAATTGGCAAAAGGTTTATTAAACATAGGTATTAAAAAAGGAGATCACATAGCTATATGGGCTTCTAATGTTCCAGAATGGGTAATAACGCTTTTTGCTACTGCAAAGATTGGTTGTCCTATTGTTCCAATGAATACAGAATACAGAGAAAATGAGTTGCAGTATGTTTTAAAGCAGTCCGACGCAAAAGCTTTAATATTGATTGACGGGTATAAAGATTTAGACTATGTTAAAACAATATACAATCTCATTCCAAGTTTGCAAAAAACTGATAAAGAAAACTTACATTCAAATGAGTTTCCAAATCTTAAATATGTTATTAATATAGGAGAAAAATGCAATCCAGGAATGTACAGTTTTAATGAAATATTAATGATGGGTGAACAATATGATGACGATATGGTATACGAAATACAAAATTCTTTAAAACCAGATGAGGTAATTGATATTCAATATACATCAGGAACAACAGACTTTCCAAAAGGTGCCATGCTTACACACTATGGACTTTTAAACAATGGCGATGCCATAGCGACTCGAATGAAATTTACAGAAAATGATAAACTTTGCATTACGGTACCGCTTTTTCACTGCTTCGGATATACGCTTTCAGTTATGGCATGTTTATCAAAAGGTGCTGCAATGGTATTAGTAGATCACTTTAATCCAGTTAAAGTTATGGAGGCTATTGACAAAGAAAAATGTACTGCATTTAATGGCGTTCCTACTATGTTTATAACTATGCTTAATCATCCAGACTTTGATAAATTTGATTTTTCTACTTTAAGGACAGGTATAATGGCAGGTTCGGTATGTCCTAAGAAAGTGATGGAAGCAGTAGTGGAAAAAATGAATATGAGAGAGATAACAAGTGTCTATGGACTTACAGAAGCATCTCCGGGTATTACGCAGACTAGTGTTGATGATTCTTTAGAGGATAGGGTTTCAACTGTTGGATATGTCTTTCCAGGAGTTGATATAAAAATTGTAGATCCTAAGACATTAAAAGAAGTACCAGTAGGCTCAGAAGGAGAAATAATGGCTAGAGGCTACAATGTAATGAAAGGATATTACAAGATGAAAGAGGAAACAGAAAAAGCTATAGAAAAAGACGGATGGCTTCATACGGGAGATATCGGTAAGCTTGATGATAGAGGGTATTTAAAAATTACAGGTAGATTAAAAGACATGATAATAAGAGGCGGTGAAAATATTTCGCCTACAGAAATAGAGGAATGTTTATATCATCATCCAGGTGTAAAAGACGTTCAAATTGTTGGAGTTCCTGATGAAAAATATGGGGAGGAAATCATGGCTTATATAATACCGAAAGAGGGATATTGCATTGAAGCTGAAGATATCAGGGAATATGCTAGAAAGAAGCTGGCTAGATTTAAGGTGCCCAAGTACATCAAGATAATTGACGAATTTCCAAAAACAGCAAGCGGCAAGATTCAAAAATACCGCTTAAGAGAAATGGCTATGTCCGAGCTAAATTTGTCTTGA
- the sdaAB gene encoding L-serine ammonia-lyase, iron-sulfur-dependent subunit beta, with product MKEYSVFDIMGPIMIGPSSSHTAGAARIAKIARQIAGDDIKDVQFILYDSFASTYKGHGTDKALVAGILGLDPDDNRLSHSFELAKEQNISVSFIKSDKDAQHPNTVRIIIRDKSGDVTDILGSSIGGGNVVLKEINGMNVEFTGEYETLITKHVDKPGIIAMVTKVLAEYKINIAFMRVYRQLRGDNAIMVIESDQVIPEDVRISIEGINGIERAIVINSIKNTY from the coding sequence TTGAAAGAATACAGCGTATTTGATATTATGGGACCTATAATGATAGGACCAAGCAGTTCTCATACGGCAGGTGCTGCTCGTATAGCGAAGATTGCCAGGCAAATAGCTGGAGATGATATAAAAGATGTTCAGTTTATACTTTATGATTCATTTGCAAGTACTTACAAGGGGCACGGCACAGACAAAGCGCTTGTTGCAGGTATTTTAGGCCTCGATCCAGATGACAACAGACTGTCTCATTCTTTTGAACTTGCAAAAGAGCAGAATATATCTGTCTCATTTATAAAAAGCGATAAAGATGCACAGCATCCTAATACAGTTAGAATAATTATAAGGGATAAATCTGGTGATGTAACTGATATTTTAGGTTCATCAATAGGCGGCGGCAATGTCGTATTAAAGGAAATCAACGGGATGAATGTTGAATTTACAGGAGAATATGAGACATTGATTACAAAGCATGTTGATAAGCCGGGAATTATTGCTATGGTAACAAAAGTTCTCGCAGAATATAAGATAAATATTGCATTTATGAGAGTATATAGACAATTAAGGGGTGATAATGCTATTATGGTAATAGAATCTGATCAAGTCATACCAGAAGATGTACGTATTAGCATAGAAGGGATAAATGGCATTGAAAGAGCCATTGTCATAAACAGCATAAAAAATACATACTGA
- the sdaAA gene encoding L-serine ammonia-lyase, iron-sulfur-dependent, subunit alpha — MYQFNSGFELLELTRKYNMPISEVVINYEHEMTGDDREIIINKMKSNLDVMRKAIEKGLKDDIKSVGGFIGGDAKRLYDKIINNFTISGETVSKAVASAIAVSEVNASMGKIVAAPTAGSSGVIPGALITIARKFGKSDDELIKSLFTSSGVGIIIAKNATLSGAEGGCQAEVGSASAMAAAALVELMGGSPDESLNAASFAIMNLLGLVCDPVAGLVEVPCVTRNAIGTANALICADLALSGMKSIIPFDDVISAMDSVGKMMPCALKETAEGGLAKTTTGIKFKMNFSGG, encoded by the coding sequence TTGTACCAGTTTAATAGTGGATTTGAATTGCTTGAACTTACAAGAAAATACAACATGCCCATATCTGAGGTTGTGATAAACTATGAACATGAGATGACAGGCGATGACAGAGAGATAATCATTAACAAAATGAAATCAAATTTAGATGTCATGAGGAAAGCAATTGAAAAAGGTTTAAAAGATGATATAAAATCAGTAGGTGGATTTATCGGCGGCGATGCAAAAAGACTTTATGATAAGATTATTAATAATTTTACAATAAGCGGAGAGACAGTTTCAAAGGCTGTTGCATCTGCAATTGCAGTATCAGAAGTAAATGCATCGATGGGCAAAATAGTAGCTGCACCTACTGCTGGTTCCAGCGGTGTTATTCCTGGGGCGTTAATAACTATAGCAAGGAAATTTGGCAAAAGTGATGATGAATTGATAAAATCTCTGTTTACATCATCTGGAGTTGGGATAATAATTGCGAAAAATGCTACGCTTTCAGGCGCAGAAGGAGGATGCCAAGCAGAAGTTGGTTCGGCATCTGCGATGGCAGCAGCTGCTTTAGTTGAATTAATGGGTGGTTCTCCGGATGAGTCTCTTAATGCGGCATCTTTTGCCATTATGAATCTTTTGGGACTAGTATGTGATCCTGTTGCAGGTTTGGTTGAAGTTCCGTGTGTGACGCGAAATGCTATTGGTACCGCTAATGCACTAATATGTGCTGATTTAGCACTATCCGGCATGAAAAGTATTATTCCATTTGATGATGTGATAAGCGCTATGGATAGTGTTGGGAAAATGATGCCTTGCGCATTGAAAGAGACGGCAGAAGGCGGACTTGCTAAGACAACAACAGGCATAAAATTTAAAATGAATTTTTCAGGAGGTTAA
- the pepF gene encoding oligoendopeptidase F has translation MGKKLKDRKDIDDRYKWRLEDIYESDKEWNEDFDKARRLIGELLNFRGKIKDEKSLLDVLKLNEELSMITERLFVFARMKRDEDNSNGKYQALADKAMRLNIESSSAASFILPEILSMDEGIIRGCIENNKDFEDYRHFLEDLLRYKPHTLTEREEMILAESAVMAQAPGNIFKMLDNADIRFPAIENEDGDYVELTHGNFIKFMSSSDRNVRKRAFQSLYDVYKSFVNTYASTTDSNVKKDIFYSKMRNYKTSLEASLFDDNVPVDVYNNLIDAIHERIDLLHRYVSLRKRMLNLDELHMYDLYVPLVENYDKEYDYEEAKDIVLKGLEPLGDEYIDILKEGFNNYWIDVYENRGKTSGAYSWGTYGVHPYVLLNFQGKLDDVFTIAHEMGHSLHTYYSDKAQKYINSQYKIFVAEVASTCNEAILIDYLIKNAKDKNEKLYLLNHYLEQFKGTIYRQVMFAEFEKFTHEEVEKGESLTPEKLCKKYHELNKFYYGDDIVIDDEIDYEWERIPHFYTSFYVYKYATGFSAAIALSRMILNEGDAAVKRYKEFLKSGGSDYPLNILKKAGVDLTTKKPILDALDVFESILDEIDGLLDR, from the coding sequence ATGGGTAAGAAGTTGAAAGATAGAAAAGATATAGATGATAGATATAAGTGGAGACTTGAAGATATATATGAAAGCGATAAAGAGTGGAACGAAGATTTTGATAAAGCAAGAAGATTAATAGGCGAGCTGTTAAATTTTAGAGGAAAGATAAAAGACGAAAAATCACTTTTAGATGTGCTTAAGTTAAATGAGGAACTCAGCATGATAACCGAGAGGCTGTTTGTTTTCGCAAGAATGAAGAGGGATGAGGATAACAGTAACGGTAAATATCAGGCATTAGCTGACAAAGCGATGAGGCTCAATATAGAATCCTCCAGTGCTGCTTCATTCATTTTGCCTGAGATTTTATCAATGGATGAGGGGATTATTAGAGGCTGTATAGAAAACAATAAGGACTTTGAGGATTACCGGCACTTCCTTGAAGATCTTTTAAGGTATAAGCCACATACCCTTACAGAAAGAGAAGAGATGATTTTGGCGGAAAGTGCTGTTATGGCACAGGCTCCGGGAAATATATTTAAAATGTTGGATAATGCTGATATAAGATTTCCTGCGATAGAAAATGAAGATGGCGATTATGTGGAGCTAACTCATGGTAATTTTATAAAGTTTATGAGCAGCAGTGACAGAAACGTAAGGAAAAGGGCGTTTCAATCACTGTACGATGTATATAAAAGTTTCGTTAATACATATGCATCAACGACAGATTCAAATGTAAAAAAGGATATTTTTTATTCGAAAATGAGAAATTATAAGACTTCTTTGGAAGCTTCGCTTTTTGATGACAATGTGCCTGTTGATGTATATAATAATTTGATAGATGCGATTCATGAAAGAATTGATTTACTTCACAGATATGTTTCTCTTAGAAAAAGAATGTTGAATCTTGATGAGCTACACATGTACGATCTGTATGTGCCACTTGTTGAGAATTATGATAAGGAGTACGATTATGAAGAAGCCAAGGATATTGTCCTTAAAGGTTTGGAGCCATTGGGTGATGAGTACATTGATATATTAAAAGAAGGTTTTAACAATTATTGGATAGACGTTTATGAAAACAGAGGCAAGACATCTGGAGCATATTCATGGGGGACATATGGTGTGCATCCGTACGTGCTACTCAATTTTCAGGGGAAGTTGGATGATGTTTTCACTATTGCGCATGAGATGGGACATTCATTGCATACTTATTATTCTGACAAAGCTCAGAAATACATTAACTCCCAGTATAAGATATTTGTTGCGGAAGTGGCCTCAACATGCAATGAAGCGATCTTGATAGACTATTTGATAAAAAATGCAAAAGATAAGAATGAAAAACTCTATTTATTAAATCACTACTTAGAGCAATTTAAAGGAACAATCTACAGGCAAGTTATGTTTGCAGAATTTGAAAAATTTACGCATGAAGAAGTAGAAAAGGGGGAATCATTGACACCTGAAAAATTGTGCAAGAAATATCATGAACTAAATAAATTTTATTACGGCGATGACATAGTAATAGATGATGAGATTGATTACGAGTGGGAAAGGATACCACATTTTTACACAAGTTTTTATGTGTACAAGTACGCAACTGGATTTTCTGCAGCAATTGCTTTATCGCGGATGATTTTAAATGAAGGCGATGCAGCAGTAAAAAGGTATAAGGAATTTTTGAAAAGCGGTGGTTCTGATTACCCACTTAATATCCTAAAAAAAGCTGGCGTCGACCTTACGACAAAGAAACCTATCTTAGATGCTTTGGATGTTTTTGAATCAATACTGGATGAAATAGATGGCTTATTAGACAGGTGA
- a CDS encoding IS110 family transposase — protein sequence MALKIVYKICCGIDVHKTFVVACIASTNSNGITTYKSHRFSTYTKGLRELLQWLLDNNCKDVCMESTGKYWIPVFNILESSCNIILAHPKYVKAIRGKKTDKKDAKWIADLFKHDLVAASFIPPADIRQLRDLMRYRFKLICFMSSEKNRLQNCLTVSNIQLGNIVSDTFGKSSQKIIDKLLENPLDTSFDIGSLIHGSMLKKLPELELAVDGYITPEQAGKLKIIKGHFEDLESRKAELEKLILALAAPYQQELDIILTAPSFKNIFSAITVISEIGVNMEAFPSAKHLCSWAGLTPTNNESAGKKKSVRVSKAGCYIKPLLVQCANSVVKSEKHPEIRNRYLRIKKRRGHKKAIIAIARMLLTALYNMLKKKEPYNAELYKKSDAFPAKREITVEQAILLAQLQGYKIKPAI from the coding sequence ATGGCTTTAAAAATCGTGTATAAAATCTGTTGTGGAATTGATGTACACAAAACCTTTGTGGTTGCATGTATTGCTTCCACTAATTCTAATGGAATTACCACCTATAAAAGCCATCGCTTTTCTACCTACACGAAGGGTTTAAGAGAGCTGTTACAATGGCTTTTGGACAATAACTGCAAGGATGTTTGCATGGAATCTACCGGGAAATACTGGATTCCTGTGTTTAATATATTAGAAAGCTCCTGCAACATCATACTTGCACATCCTAAATATGTTAAGGCTATTCGTGGTAAAAAAACTGACAAGAAAGATGCAAAATGGATTGCTGACCTGTTTAAGCATGATCTTGTTGCCGCTAGCTTTATACCTCCCGCTGATATTAGACAACTTCGTGACTTAATGCGCTATCGCTTTAAGCTTATTTGCTTTATGTCTAGCGAAAAGAACAGACTCCAAAATTGTCTCACGGTTTCTAACATACAGTTAGGAAACATTGTTTCAGATACTTTCGGTAAAAGTTCTCAAAAGATAATTGATAAGCTTCTAGAAAATCCTCTTGATACTTCCTTTGATATTGGATCTTTAATTCATGGTTCTATGCTAAAAAAACTCCCTGAGCTGGAACTCGCTGTTGATGGTTATATTACACCTGAACAAGCTGGAAAATTAAAGATCATCAAAGGACATTTTGAAGATTTGGAATCCCGGAAAGCAGAGTTAGAAAAACTAATTCTTGCGCTCGCTGCGCCTTATCAACAAGAACTAGACATAATTCTAACCGCTCCATCGTTTAAAAATATTTTCTCGGCTATTACTGTAATATCTGAAATCGGCGTAAATATGGAGGCTTTTCCTTCAGCGAAACACTTATGCTCATGGGCTGGACTCACTCCAACTAACAATGAGAGTGCAGGCAAGAAAAAATCTGTCCGGGTTTCCAAAGCAGGATGTTACATTAAGCCGCTTCTTGTGCAGTGTGCTAACTCTGTAGTTAAAAGCGAGAAACATCCTGAAATTCGTAACCGCTATTTGCGCATCAAAAAGCGTCGCGGCCACAAGAAAGCAATCATTGCTATTGCAAGAATGCTTCTTACAGCATTATACAACATGTTGAAGAAGAAAGAACCATATAATGCTGAATTATATAAAAAATCTGATGCTTTTCCCGCAAAACGCGAGATTACGGTTGAGCAAGCTATACTATTAGCTCAACTTCAAGGCTATAAAATAAAGCCAGCTATTTAG
- the aroB gene encoding 3-dehydroquinate synthase has product MEIVNVDLKDYSYPIYISNGILKDTGLYLKKHLRSNRVLIITDSNVSELYLTRLENSLLNNGFMVHHSIIKAGEESKNLDTVKHLLEECFKFGLLRDSAIVALGGGVVGDIAGLVSALFMRGIDFIQVPTTLLAQVDSSVGGKVGVNLKEGKNMAGAFYQPKAVFVDTDVLKSLDKREIRGGISEIIKYGIIKDASLFNFIESNIKEILDLDDEKVRHLIKRSCEIKSDVVSKDEKESSIRAILNYGHTIGHAIESLTEYKKYIHGEAVAIGMYYAAKIALNRKYIDIDYLSRIRSLLVESELPVDYGNLDKYEILEGIKHDKKNREGKIKFVLPVGYGNADIFDVSEEEILSVLN; this is encoded by the coding sequence ATGGAAATTGTAAATGTTGATTTGAAGGATTATTCATATCCCATATACATATCAAATGGGATTCTAAAAGATACTGGACTATATTTAAAAAAACATTTGAGAAGCAATAGGGTATTGATTATAACTGATTCAAATGTTTCTGAGTTGTATCTTACTCGGCTTGAAAATTCTTTGTTGAATAATGGCTTTATGGTACATCATTCTATTATAAAAGCCGGAGAAGAAAGCAAAAACTTGGATACAGTAAAACACCTATTGGAAGAATGTTTTAAATTTGGTTTATTGAGAGATAGCGCAATTGTAGCATTAGGTGGTGGAGTAGTAGGGGATATAGCAGGACTTGTATCAGCATTGTTTATGAGAGGAATAGATTTTATACAAGTTCCAACTACATTGCTGGCACAGGTGGACAGCAGCGTTGGTGGTAAAGTTGGAGTAAATTTAAAAGAAGGGAAAAATATGGCTGGTGCTTTTTATCAGCCAAAGGCTGTTTTTGTAGATACAGATGTATTGAAAAGTTTAGATAAAAGGGAAATCAGAGGTGGAATATCTGAGATAATCAAATATGGAATAATTAAAGATGCATCTTTATTTAATTTCATTGAAAGCAATATAAAAGAAATATTAGATCTAGACGATGAGAAGGTAAGACATCTTATTAAAAGGTCGTGTGAAATAAAAAGCGATGTTGTATCAAAGGATGAAAAAGAAAGCAGTATAAGAGCTATACTGAATTATGGGCACACAATAGGACACGCTATAGAATCACTTACAGAGTATAAAAAATACATACACGGTGAAGCTGTTGCAATTGGAATGTATTACGCTGCAAAAATTGCACTAAATAGAAAGTACATTGATATAGATTATTTATCTCGAATCAGATCACTTTTAGTTGAATCAGAGCTTCCCGTAGATTATGGAAATCTGGACAAATATGAAATATTAGAAGGCATAAAGCACGACAAAAAGAATCGGGAAGGTAAAATAAAATTTGTATTACCGGTCGGTTATGGCAATGCAGATATTTTCGATGTGTCAGAAGAAGAAATATTGAGTGTTTTAAATTGA